From one Aspergillus fumigatus Af293 chromosome 8, whole genome shotgun sequence genomic stretch:
- a CDS encoding putative FAD-binding monooxygenase: MDDILEALESADDFYCERLGVVKMDCWSRGRVLGDAAFCPSATTGMGTTRILVGVYILVGEIGKQCKRSFGGDIDGSTTKDALSRAFKAFSDRLPSTSLVLLFSILPSL; encoded by the exons ATGGACGATATCCTGGAAGCCCTCGAGTCTGCTGATGACTTTTATTGCGAGCGACTGGGGGTAGTCAAGATGGACTGTTGGTCCCGCGGCAGGGTGCTGGGAGATGCAGCGTTCTGCCCGTCGGCAACCACTGGCATGGGCACTACCAGAATCCTTGTCGGTGTTTATATTTTGGTTGGCGAGATAGGTAAACAATGCAAGAGAAGTTTTGGGGGTGATATCGATGGAAGTACGACAAAGGATGCTCTGTCTCGCGCATTCAAAGC TTTCTCGGACCGACTTCCATCGACATCTTTGGTGTTGCTGTTCTCCATTTTGCCTTCGCTATAG